ATACACAGATACTACGCCAATGTTTTAGAAAAGTTATTTAAGAAGCTGTAACTTGGTACACTGTCTATGTTTGTTTTAGGCACTAAGGCTCTGAACAAGACTCACACTACAACTTCTCATGTGTCTGGTGCTGCTGGAAATGGCGTTTCTTTTGTCACAGTGTTTACTCTCTATAATAACACATCATCCCTTGGTGATTTGAAATCCTCCGGTGTGGTTTCTGTTGTTGGGAATGTTACATATAGCAAGCCAGAGAGGACGATGGCTGTTCTAAACGCATTCGCCTACTTCATTCAGGTAACCTTTTGGTGAATTTTTCTTTGCTACTGCATTTGATATCTgatgaaaatttatgtttttttttcattttttgtttatgtaGATGAGTATGCCCAAGAGTAATGTTGTCATATTGACTGATCCAGCTTCTCATCTCTCCATCCAAGCAAGCAACGTGATGGTAGAGCCTATTCCGGGTGATTATGCACGGGGTAACCTGATGCTTCAAAGAATCATGTCTTACATTGTAAGAGCAATATCACCACTAATAATAACCTTAGGTAGAATACATATATTTGttgctttattttatttggCATCCATTTCTATTAGGACCCacataaatatttcctttttattgtATCTGAGTTATTGAGAGAGAATATGAATGCTCACTGGGTGGTGCATTCTCCTTGTTTAAAATGTTACTTTGCAGACCTTTCTTGAGATGAAGCTTGAGAAGGATGATGGTGTGATAAACCATTTTATCTTCACTGATTCTGATATAGCTGTGGTTGATAACATCGAGACTGTATTTGACAAGCATCCAGACTTCCATATAGCTCTCACGTTCAGGAACAATAAAGATCAACCTCTGAACTCAGGATTTATAGCAGTGAGAGGCACCCGTGAAGGGATCCTAAGGTTGGCTTTTCTCTCCTCATTAACCAAAATCTCCTACacttaaaaaataacaattgtCTCTTTGGAAGAAGTATCTGAATAATCAGGATGTCTTATGCAGGGCTAAAGATTTTCTTCAACAAGTCTTAAAAGCTTACAAAACCAAATACATGAAGGCATCGCGTATGCTTGGCGATCAATTGGCTCTGGTATGGATTGTCAGATCTCATCCTTCATTTGAAGCTAAGAGATTCACAAAGCCACAAGCTTTCACACAAGAAATAGCTGGAGCTTCAGTACTATTCTTACCATGTGCTTTATACAACTGGACACCTCCTGAAGGTGCTGGTCAGTTTCATGGCATGCCATTAGATGTCAAGGTACTCTCACAAACTCCAAAAAACATCACAAATCTATACATCATATTCTCGTTAATcgatatatctataaaaaacgCAGATTGTTCACTTCAAAGGATCAAGAAAACGACTAATGCTAGAGGCATGGAACTTCCACAAATCTACTTCGAACATTCCAGATATGTTGTGTCTTGTTCTAGGTAGTGGAAGAACTAAATACGATTTCTAAACTTGTTTACAGTGACTACTTGTTATCCTTTGTTTAATATCTATAGGTGATCAATCACAGTTACGTGTTGGAAAATTAACATTGTTTTATTTGACAGGAGATGAATCAAATTTACTACAACAGTTACGTACCATACAAGtaacataaattaattaaatataattactcaaaaacaaaacacgAAATCATCTCGCGGCGGCTTTCTTCTCGCCGGCGTAATAACTCAGGTACCATCTCACGAACTTCTTCAACCCGGTCTGCAAATCCGTGGTCGGTTTATACCCAAGCTGACGTTGAGCTAAGCTGATATTAGCATGAGTGAAGGGAACGTCGCCGTTTCGTGGCATCTTGATCAAGTTCTTCTTGGCCTTCACTTTCAGCTGCCTCTCCAGTATACTCACCAGATCGGAAACCGGCACCGGCGAGGTGTTCCCGAGGTTAAACACTCTCAACTGCGCCGGACCTCTCTTCTTCCCTCCGCTTCCTGTACTCTTCTCCGCCGTATCAAGCGCCCCTAAGCATCCCTTCACGATGTCGTCTATGTAAGTGAAGTCTCTAGCCACCGTCCCGTGGTTCGCTGACTCGAAGATGGATATGGACTTCCCTTTGAGAATGTCTTTAGTGAAAAAGAAGTAAGCCATGTCTGGTCTTCCCCATGGTCCGTACACGGTGAAGAACCTTAGTCCTGTAAGGGACAGCCCGTAGATGTGGTTGTAAGTGTGAGCTATCTCTTCACCAGCTTTCTTCGTGGCGGCGTAGAGACTCGCCGGTTGGTCTGTTCTGTCTTTCTCGGAGAAGGGTACTTTCGTGTTGAGTCCATAGACGGAGCTAGAGGAAGCCCAGACGATAGCTGGTTGCGGGTTAGCCGCTTTGCAGACCTCAAGGAGGTTGACTAGTCCAGCGATGTTGCTGTGAACGTAGGAGCTAGGGTTCTCCATTGCGTATCTAACTCCGGCTTGAGCGGCTAAGTGCATAACGTGAGTGAAGGAGACGATCTTGAAGAGCTTACGGAGGAGTTCGACGTCGTTTATGTCTCCTTCCACGATGAAGACGCCGCTTCGCTCTAGCAAAGCTTGTCTCGCACGTTTCAGAGAAGGGTCGTAGTAGTCGTTGAAGTTGTCTAGGCCGATGACGCCGTCTCCGCGGCGTTTTAAGGCGGAGGAGACGTGTGTACCGACGAAACCGGCTGCTCCGGTGACTAAGACGGTCATTCCGTTGCTTGAGGTTCGGGTTCGAGCAGAGGCTCGGATGCGTTTCTCCCAAGCGGGTCCTCCGTAGGTGAAGGTTCGGAGTGAGCGGCGAGATGGGTCGGACAGGGAGGGGTTAACGGACGATGGAGATCGGAGGAAGAGTAAAGAGATGAGacagaggaggaggaaggagaCGAATGCGAACTTGGTGGGAGATGATTGAAACCTGAGACGGTTGAAGTAAGAAGATTTGTCAATCTTGAACTTGCCTGGGCTTGATGGTATGTCGTCGAGACGAGACATCTTTGAACACCTTTCTTCGTCTTGTTGTCTCTTTTCTATTTAAGTTTTTATGACAGACTCTTAGAGTCTTCAGGTTTCTTGAAGGGGTTTAATCAAAGAAGCTTAAACACCAATATAATcgtttatttaataatatttatttgtggGGATCAAAGATTGGTTACAGGGTGTGTTTAAGAGTGAATTATAAATCTGAACATGGGGGATTGGTGATTTAGAGATCcaaatcaagaagaagaagaagaagaaagagagtcTTCTTTTTGTAGAATAATTGATTGACAGTCATATTTAACTGCAGAGTTTTTTATCCTTGAAAAGATTTGTTGTCATGAATTGAACGGAGTTGATTGGTGTGAAATAATATTCCAAGATTTTAGGGAAGCCTCACGTCACATCTATTTTCGTGAGAGAGATTTTAGGGCCATCAATTTTGTGAGTTTTGCTGTaaataattactatatatttccAAGAAATGAGCCTAATATAAAACTTCCTATGTATAGCAAAATAGGGTTGAGATAAATCATGGTTTAGTCTTTTACTGAAAccaactttttaaatgttttaaaccCAAAAATGGTTATGTAATCGTAcgatgtttatatattttaattggaGTAGGACAATAGAAAAAAAGGTGAAAGTGAATGAATGCTATAATGGCACTCAAAGACCCCATGTGAAGAACTTGATTACATAAGACAAGAACATGTCCACTCCTTTCCCTTTATGAATTGGCAGAACATGTCCCCATGCCCTTGTCCCTCCTTCAGATGTATCTACTCTTAGATCTACTCTTTTGTCTCCATACTCATATGCAGTTAAAACTCCGTGACAAACACAAGAAACAAGAGTGAGACAGTGAAGCCCTCTTGTTCTAAGTTGGAATTAAGATTTAATATAAGGATGGGGTTAAATTAGAGATTGGGCTCAAAAAGGGCTGGGACAGTATGGGTTTGGCCGGTTTACTATTCACATAATAAAGGAATCGGTTAAGCTATAGTAAAAAAAGCATCTCACTCACTCAGTACAGGTACAAGCAAAATACACAACTTAATACTCTTTTGTTTTCGATAATCTTACAGTGGCAACAGATCCAGTTGGATCTTAAAAGAAAGGACAAATGGGCTTAGTTTCTTTTTTAGTGCTTTGTGATTCTTTCAAAGACTTGGAAGTAGTCAAGGAAGTTTTCTTGGTGCAACCAGGATCTTTGACGGTCACTGAAACATCAGCACAAGCTGCAAGAGAGAATGGCATTGCCATTCTATGATCATCATATGTATCAATCTCCGCCGGTTTCAGCTTTGCTGGTGGCGTTATCACACAATAATCAGAACCCTCTTCCACTGTAGCTCCAAGCTGAACGCAAAATTATGCATAACTTAAGTTAGACTGAGCACATAAAACCAAGAGAGTGAGAAAAATGTTTACCTTCCTAAGCTCTGTGCAAATGGCAATCATCCTTTCTGTCTCCTTTACTCTCCAGCTAGAAACTATATATGTGATAGAAATATTGGATGAGAGGAGAACTAAGTGACTACAAATCTTAAAAACTCCCAATTAGATGGTTAGATTGTGTACTTACCATCTCTAATGGTGGTTGGACCATCTGCAAAAAGAGCAACAACGGCAAGAGTCATGACTACATCAGGCATCTTGTTCATGTTGACATCAACAGCTCGCAAGTGTCTCATTCCAAAAGCATCTCTAGGTGGTCCAGTCACAGTAACACTGTTCTCTGTCTAGGACACTTAACATCCCATTTTTTCAAGAAACTCAGCGAACTTCACATCTCCCTTTGAGATTCATCACCAAAAAAAACAGGAAAATTAAGCTTAGATTCTTCATATGTTACACACAACTAATCAAAGCCTTAAAAAGAACATTACGCTAATCAAATTTCATTATGAACTTAGTGTTACCTACAGGCTAGTTGTTCCACAACCTTTAACAGTAACAGTTTCACCAGTAATGGCAGCACCAGCCAAGAAATAACTAGCACTAGAAGCATCACCTTCTATGTAAGCATTACCAGGCGACCTGAATCAATTTTTCCACTTGGATCAGTCATTCTTCTGTCAATCTAATTCAGAAAAGTGCAGAATTCTGACCGCCCTTAATAAAGATTTGGTTTAGGTTGACCACGGCGATTCGAAACTGTCAACCCGGTTTAATCCCAATCCAATCGGGGACACTGGAACATAATCAAAACCGGGGTGTAATTTTTCCAACAAACCCAAATAACCGAACCGATCTGAAGTTCGGTTTAGGACAAACCACGGCGATTGGGAACCCTCAATCTGGTTTAGAATCCGAGAGCAAAGCAAGTATTGATTGATTGAGCCTTTACCATTTCGTTATCGTTCACTTCCTACAAAAGAATATTTCTTTCCCCCTCTGTATCACCTTCACCTCCGGCTACATCTCCGGCTTAGAGCTTGATGTTTCGTCTTCTTCTACTTACGTGGAGTGAAAgctgattaaaaacattattcCACCGCGAAGCTTCTTCTGTCTGCATACTGTATACACACAGACACAAAATCTAAtccaggttttttttttttttttgtactctAGATTATAGAAAGTTGTGTACTTTTAGGGAAGTTAAAAATGGTTAAAGATCTATAGGGAGAAAAAAGATATTTTAGGGTTTGATGCACTTTGAGATCTAGACAGATATTAGTTGAGTTTTGTCTGAGATTAAAAAAAGGACCATTCTTTTGTAGGAGAGTTTTTTTGTCTGAAACAGAGACAGATTCAGTTTCTGTTAGGTGGTTTTTCAAGTATGCTACCAAGTGGGTTGAAAGAAACTGaactcaacaacaacaaccagaAGGTCCATCCACAACCACAACCAATGGAACAACAATCAATCAACCAGAACCCTGAAGCTATGGAAGCACTCATCTCCAACCTCTTTGGAAACATCTCTTCTTTGAAATCTGCTTACATCCAGCTCCAATCTGCTCACACTCCTTACGACCCCGACAAGATCCAGGAAGCCGACAAGGCTGTCATCTCTGAACTCAAGAATCTCTCCGAGCTGAAACATGTTTACAGAGAGAACAACCCCAAGCCTGTGTGCGTCTCTCCCAAAGACTCTCGTTTAGCTGCGGAGATCCAAGAACAGCAGAGTCTGTTGAAGACTTATGAGGTCATGGTTAAGAAGTTTCAGTCTGAGATTCAGAACAAGGACTCTGAGATCGCTCAGATGTTGCACAAGATCGAGGAAGCTAATCAGAAACGTCTCAAGCTCGAGAAGAATCTTAAGCTAAGAGGAATGTCGTCGTCCACTAATGAATCTTCTGGTGATTTGCAGTTTCCTGACTTGACCATTGAGCTTTTTGTATCTACCTATGAAGCTGCTTCTAAAGCTGTTCATGATTTCTCAAAGCCGTTGATCAACATGATGAAAGCTGCGGGATGGGATCTTGATTCTGCAGCTGATTCCATTGAGCCTCATGTTGCTTACGCCAAGAGGCCTCACAAGAAATATGCGTTTGAATCATACATATGCCAGAGGATGTTCAGTGGGTTTCAGCAGGAAACTTTCTCATTAGACTCGGATGACACTGACACCTTCTTCCCTCAGTTTCTTGCTCTGAAAGACATGGATCCACTAGATGCTCTGGCTACAAACCCTGATTCCAACTTTGGTAAGTTCTGTAAGAGCAAGTATCTCATCTTGATCCACCCAAAGATGGAAGCTTCTTTCTTTGGAAACCTAGACCAGCGTGACTACGTGGCAGGAGGTGGCCACCCGAGGACCGCGTTTTACCAGGCCTTCTTGAAACTAGCAAAGTCTATATGGTTATTGCACAGGCTGGCTTACTCGTTTGACCCAGCTGCAAAGATCTTTCAAGTGAAAAAGGGTAGTGAGTTTTCTGATTCGTACATGGAAAGTGTTTTGAAGAACATAGTTGTGGATGAAAAGGGAGAGAGCCCAAGTGTTGGTCTTATGGTGATGCCTGGGTTTTGGATTGGTGGAAGTGTGATTCAGAGCCGAGTTTATGTCTCAGGTGTTAAGGTCGTTGAATGAAGGAGATTCTGGTCTTGTCCTAAAGCTTCCCACTTTGTTGTgcaacttttattttttctgcttgttataaattgtatttttcagTAAGCTTGCATGTAATTGTTCAGAACTCATAAGCAAACGAGATATTTATTCTCCCAACCAAAAAGAAGtttattatcatatataaatgttGGCCTAATGTTGTTAAGATACATGAATATCTCAGATTATAATCATGAACAAAGTGAGTGCTTAAACAAAGTGCATGTCTTAAATTATACTATCAGCTATCACATGTTACCAAGTTGAGATTTTGGCAGAACTCCCAATGAATTAGCTatcatgtttttaattttttactatGGGACCAATATTTTTAGGTCAGAAAAATTATTAACACAAGTAAGAAAATTATTTCTAATAATAATTAcgttttaatgaatttttatttttcaaactaATCTAGTAAACAAATTATCTTGTTATTATTTGATTATTGGATGTTTTCTGAATATCAAAACAGTGTTCATTTTCGTAAATAAGAATTGAAGTGGGATCAGCTGAAAAGTACAATGATTACTTGAAATTTACGACAAGCTGTCAAACTCAAAATAATCGATCCACGTTcttctttcaaaattttctatatatattttaaaaaattaatatcttcaTGTCGAGCCAAAAGCGCTAAGCCTAATCCCTTTGTTATGTTTGAAATTGGACGGGAGAATCACTATATGACTATACTGTTTTGCAATATAGCGACTGCTTAACTGAATTTCCAGTAAAAATTACATACGTCAATTAAAGACAACAAGAATAATATATCtagaatctataaaaatattttttttataatcgagGTGTGATCCCAGAAGTTTTTCTAAGCCCAATCTATATTTTCTTACCACGAAGTTCGCAAAATCTGTATTTTCTTACTACTTAAGACATTCTAAGTGGTCAAGAAGAATCGAACCCATTACGGTATTCACAGCTATTAATCTTTTACCATTAGACCAAAACcacttaatttaaaatttataaaatatattaaaagttattttaCAACCATAAAACATTAGACCATAAACTCATAGAAATCCATGTTTGTGTTATAAAATATGCTACTACTATCACTGCCAATATCGTACTAATTGTAGATGTGAGTATTAATTGGACCTTATTACCACTGATAAGTAACAACAAAAATTGAAACTTAAACAATTTCCAGTtattcattctatttttttctaaaatagagtaaccTTAATATTGTTAAG
This genomic stretch from Raphanus sativus cultivar WK10039 chromosome 3, ASM80110v3, whole genome shotgun sequence harbors:
- the LOC108847749 gene encoding uncharacterized protein LOC108847749 codes for the protein MVSRRDYRSLRSCSGWRRFLLLVPVLVVLPHLSSLVDYSSTRDKNEAPSTRSKKLDHLVLVPAAGLGFPDRLHCRGTKALNKTHTTTSHVSGAAGNGVSFVTVFTLYNNTSSLGDLKSSGVVSVVGNVTYSKPERTMAVLNAFAYFIQMSMPKSNVVILTDPASHLSIQASNVMVEPIPGDYARGNLMLQRIMSYITFLEMKLEKDDGVINHFIFTDSDIAVVDNIETVFDKHPDFHIALTFRNNKDQPLNSGFIAVRGTREGILRAKDFLQQVLKAYKTKYMKASRMLGDQLALVWIVRSHPSFEAKRFTKPQAFTQEIAGASVLFLPCALYNWTPPEGAGQFHGMPLDVKIVHFKGSRKRLMLEAWNFHKSTSNIPDMLCLVLGSGRTKYDF
- the LOC108847748 gene encoding UDP-glucuronate 4-epimerase 4, which translates into the protein MSRLDDIPSSPGKFKIDKSSYFNRLRFQSSPTKFAFVSFLLLCLISLLFLRSPSSVNPSLSDPSRRSLRTFTYGGPAWEKRIRASARTRTSSNGMTVLVTGAAGFVGTHVSSALKRRGDGVIGLDNFNDYYDPSLKRARQALLERSGVFIVEGDINDVELLRKLFKIVSFTHVMHLAAQAGVRYAMENPSSYVHSNIAGLVNLLEVCKAANPQPAIVWASSSSVYGLNTKVPFSEKDRTDQPASLYAATKKAGEEIAHTYNHIYGLSLTGLRFFTVYGPWGRPDMAYFFFTKDILKGKSISIFESANHGTVARDFTYIDDIVKGCLGALDTAEKSTGSGGKKRGPAQLRVFNLGNTSPVPVSDLVSILERQLKVKAKKNLIKMPRNGDVPFTHANISLAQRQLGYKPTTDLQTGLKKFVRWYLSYYAGEKKAAAR
- the LOC108845201 gene encoding LOW QUALITY PROTEIN: 3-phosphoshikimate 1-carboxyvinyltransferase, chloroplastic (The sequence of the model RefSeq protein was modified relative to this genomic sequence to represent the inferred CDS: inserted 1 base in 1 codon; substituted 3 bases at 3 genomic stop codons), with amino-acid sequence FRSPGNAYIEGDASSASYFLAGAAITGETVTVKGCGTTSLXGDVKFAEFLEKMGCXVSXTENSVTVTGPPRDAFGMRHLRAVDVNMNKMPDVVMTLAVVALFADGPTTIRDVSSWRVKETERMIAICTELRKLGATVEEGSDYCVITPPAKLKPAEIDTYDDHRMAMPFSLAACADVSVTVKDPGCTKKXFLDYFQVFERITKH
- the LOC108847944 gene encoding protein GRAVITROPIC IN THE LIGHT 1, with the protein product MLPSGLKETELNNNNQKVHPQPQPMEQQSINQNPEAMEALISNLFGNISSLKSAYIQLQSAHTPYDPDKIQEADKAVISELKNLSELKHVYRENNPKPVCVSPKDSRLAAEIQEQQSLLKTYEVMVKKFQSEIQNKDSEIAQMLHKIEEANQKRLKLEKNLKLRGMSSSTNESSGDLQFPDLTIELFVSTYEAASKAVHDFSKPLINMMKAAGWDLDSAADSIEPHVAYAKRPHKKYAFESYICQRMFSGFQQETFSLDSDDTDTFFPQFLALKDMDPLDALATNPDSNFGKFCKSKYLILIHPKMEASFFGNLDQRDYVAGGGHPRTAFYQAFLKLAKSIWLLHRLAYSFDPAAKIFQVKKGSEFSDSYMESVLKNIVVDEKGESPSVGLMVMPGFWIGGSVIQSRVYVSGVKVVE